The DNA sequence TTTTATGAATCTTTTTCTGAGAAAAAATATTTAGAGCTTGGTATAAATTTAAAATTTGTTCAAGATAATATTTCATTTTCAAGTTACGGAACTATTAGAGGTTTGCATTATCAAGTTGGAGAATTTGCACAAGGAAAATTGTGTCAAGTTTTATTTGGTAAAGTTTTGGATGTTGCCGTTGATATCAGATTTAATTCACCAACGTTTGGAAAAAGTTTTGGTGTAGAATTATCCCAAGAAAATAAAAAACAATTATGGATTCCACCCGGTTTTGCACACGGATTTTCAGTTTTATCGGAAACAGCAATTTTTAGCTATAAATGTACAAACTATTATAGCAAAGAACATGAAAGATGTATTATTTATAATGATTCAAGTTTAAAAATAAACTGGAAAATTAAAAATCCGATTATATCCGATAAAGATTTAATTGGAAGTAATTTTTCAGAAATTAAAGAAGATTTTTTTTATAAAATTAATTTGGAGTAAAATATGAAAATTTCGGTTATAGGAACCGGTTACGTTGGATTAGTTTCAGGAACTTGTTTTGCTGAAATGGGAAATGACGTAATCTGTGTTGATAATAATCCGACTAAACTTGCTCAATTAAAAAAAGCGGAAGTTCCGATTTATGAGCCAGGACTTGATTTACTTTTCTATAGAAATATTGCAAAAAACAGACTTCATTTTACCGACGATTTAAAATCAGCAGTTTTGGATTGTGAAGTAATTATGCTTTGTCTTCCAACCCCGCAAGGAGAAGATGGCTCAGCAGATCTAAAATATGTTTATGGAATTTCTGAAGACATCGGAAAAATTTTAAGTGAAAACCCCGGACACGAATTCAAAATTATTGCAAATAAAAGTACAGTTCCAGTTGGAACATCATCTGCGGTTACAAAAATTCTTAGAAAATATAATATTAATAATTTTGAAGTTGTATCGAATCCCGAGTTTTTAAGAGAAGGATTTGCCGTTGATGATTTTATGAAACCTGATAGAATAGTAATCGGCGCATCCACCGAACAGGCAATGAATAAAATGAAATCTCTTTACTATCCATTTGTGCTCAAAGGAAGTTCAATTATTGAAATGAATCCGGAAAGCTCTGAAGTAACAAAATATGCCGCAAATTCATATTTAGCTATGAGAATAACTTATATGAATGAACTTGCAAATTTTTGCGAAGTAGTTGGAGCAAATATTGATTTGGTTAGAAAAGGAATGGGCTCCGATACAAGAATTGGAAAACGGTTTTTATATGCCGGTATTGGTTACGGTGGTTCTTGTTTTCCTAAAGATGTAAATGCATTGATTAAAACATCAAAAGAAAATGGTTCCGAAATGAGATTGCTTTCGCTTGTTGATATAGTTAATAAAGATCAGAAACAAGTCATTGTTAAAAAAATATTTAAACATTTTGGTGAAAATATTGAAGGAATGAAATTTGCGGTTTGGGGATTAGCTTTTAAACCTAACACAGACGATATGCGCGAAGCTCCTTCGGTTGTAATTATTGAAGAATTACTTAAACGCGGTGCAAAAGTTACGGCTTATGATCCGGAAGCAATGGAGAATGCAAAATTCTATTTGCAAGACCGTGTTGAATACGCCGAAGACCAGTATAAAGCAGTAAAAGAAGCAGATGCATTATTGGTTTTAACAGAATGGAATGAATTCAATAATCCGGATTTAGAGCAAGTAAAATCTTTATTAACGCAGCCGGTAATTTTTGACGGACGAAACGTATTTAATAGAAGAAAAACTAAAGAATTGGGTTTTACACATTACAGCATTGGTAAAACACCAATTATTCAATAATTATTGATTTAAAATTTTCTCGTAATATTTGATATATTGAGGAACAATTAACTTCTTCTCAAAATAATCCTCAGATCTTTTTCTGGAATTTTTTGAGAAGGAGTGAAATTTTTTCTTATTTGTTAAAAGCTCCAAAGCATATTTTGCCATTCTATCAACATCACCAAATTC is a window from the Ignavibacteriota bacterium genome containing:
- the rfbC gene encoding dTDP-4-dehydrorhamnose 3,5-epimerase gives rise to the protein MVKKVDTPFRDLFIVKPDIFKDDRGYFYESFSEKKYLELGINLKFVQDNISFSSYGTIRGLHYQVGEFAQGKLCQVLFGKVLDVAVDIRFNSPTFGKSFGVELSQENKKQLWIPPGFAHGFSVLSETAIFSYKCTNYYSKEHERCIIYNDSSLKINWKIKNPIISDKDLIGSNFSEIKEDFFYKINLE
- a CDS encoding UDP-glucose/GDP-mannose dehydrogenase family protein; amino-acid sequence: MKISVIGTGYVGLVSGTCFAEMGNDVICVDNNPTKLAQLKKAEVPIYEPGLDLLFYRNIAKNRLHFTDDLKSAVLDCEVIMLCLPTPQGEDGSADLKYVYGISEDIGKILSENPGHEFKIIANKSTVPVGTSSAVTKILRKYNINNFEVVSNPEFLREGFAVDDFMKPDRIVIGASTEQAMNKMKSLYYPFVLKGSSIIEMNPESSEVTKYAANSYLAMRITYMNELANFCEVVGANIDLVRKGMGSDTRIGKRFLYAGIGYGGSCFPKDVNALIKTSKENGSEMRLLSLVDIVNKDQKQVIVKKIFKHFGENIEGMKFAVWGLAFKPNTDDMREAPSVVIIEELLKRGAKVTAYDPEAMENAKFYLQDRVEYAEDQYKAVKEADALLVLTEWNEFNNPDLEQVKSLLTQPVIFDGRNVFNRRKTKELGFTHYSIGKTPIIQ